CGGGAGAGCGGTGCTTGCGCTGGGTTCCGTGACCGGCGCCGAGGCCCTTGAAGTTGTGACGCTTCATGACACCGGCGAAGCCCTTGCCCTTGCTCTTGCCCGTGACGTCGACCTTGACGCCGGACTCGAACGCGGCAGCGGTGATCTCCTGGCCGAGCGTGTACTCGCCGGCGTCGGAGGTGCGGAGCTCCACCAGGTGGCGGCGGGGGGTCACGTCGGCCTTGGCGAAGTGGCCCTTGAGGGGCTTGTTCACCTTGCGCGGGTCGATCTCGCCGAAGGCGATCTGGACCGACTCGTAGCCGTCGGAGTCATTCGTACGGACCTGGGTAACGACGCAGGGTCCGGCCTTGACCACGGTCACCGGGACGACACGGTTGTTCTCGTCCCAGACCTGGGTCATGCCGAGCTTCTCGCCCAGGACACCCTTGATCTGCTTTGCCATCTCTTCCGCGCCTCTCAGAGCTTGATCTCGATGTCGACGCCGGCCGGAAGGTCCAGGCGCATCAACGAGTCAACGGTCTTGGGCGTCGGGTCGAGAATGTCGATCAGGCGCTTGTGCGTGCGCATCTCGAAGTGCTCGCGCGAGTCCTTGTACTTGTGCGGCGACTTGATGACGCAGTACACGTTCTTCTCAGTGGGCAGCGGCACCGGGCCCGCGACCGACGCACCAGTGCGAGTCACCGTCTCGACGATCTTCTTCGCCGAAGAGTCGATGACCTCGTGGTCGTAGGCCTTGAGCCGGATGCGGATCTTCTGTCCCGCCATGGCTACTCAGTAGTCCTGTCTCTCGAAACGCTCTGGCTCCCGGGGGGCCTGTGCACTGCCCATCTCCGACCCACGCGGTCGGGCGTGTCGCATTCCCTCTACAGACGAATCCCGAAGGATTTCCCTGACCAAGGGGTTGCGGGCCCGAAGTCCGCGAGACCGGGGACGAACGCCCACCGGGTGCCTGGCCGGTACCCCGCTGACACTTCCCGGAAGATTCCCGTACGTCCGCCCCAGCGCTGCCGTGAGAGGCAGATGGGACGACGAGTACTGTGGGACTCGCTTCCGGTCCCCCCGGCGGGAGGCGCGCAGCATCGGCACTCAACCGAGCAACCTGAGCAGTGTGCCATATGGCCCGGAGCCCTGGCCAATCGCGGCGAGAGAGCGTACCCCACGGGGGGAGGGGCGAACCCTGGGGCTGACGCGGAGCGCCGTTGCCCGCGCGGGCCCGCCTGTACGGTGCGGTCGTGATGGCGGCAATGGACGACTACGAGTCCCTCAACGAAACGGCCCACCTGCTCGCGAGCCCGGAGAACGCCCGCAGACTGCTGGCCTCGATCGACCAGCTCGAAAAGGGCGGCGGCACCGGATCGCGGCCTGCCGCTGCCACTACGGCTGCTGACAGCCACCCATCGCTGCCCTGCCTCCCCGAAACGGAGGAAAATGGGTGGTGGAGGTGTGCATCATGCGGAAAGTAGTCGACTCCCGGGACATGCCGAGCGAGACGAACTGCACCCTCGCCATCACGGGCGAGGAGGACGAGGTCGTCCGCGCCGCGAGCGAACACGCGACTTCGGTGCACGGCCACGAGAACACGGCGGAACTACGGGCCCAGATCCGGTCCAACCTGAAGGACGAGATGCCGCAGCAGGTGTGAGGTCCGGGGCGGGTGAGATTCCGGCGAACCAGCCCGCCGCCGACCGGCGCCCGCCACGATGAGGCGGGTGACCAACACGGACCTCTGGCACCACTACGGCCGCAACCGCGCCGAGCGCGACCGGACAGTCCCCGAGAGCTTCCACTGGATCTGGAGCCAGAACGGCGGTCCCGGCGCGGAAGCCCTCGGCGATCTCACCGGCCAACGCGTCGTCGACCTCGGCGCCGGATCCGCCAGACACGCCGCCCACCTGGCGGCTCTTCACCGTCCCGCCCAGGTGGTCGCGGTCGACGCCTCCGCCGCCCAGCACGCCATGGCCACCGACCTGTACGCCCAACTCACGCCACGCCTGCGCCTGGTGCACGCCGATGTACCGGCGCACCTGCGCATGGCTCCGCACACCTACGACGTGCTGTACAGCGTCTTCGGGGCCGTCGACTTCACCGAGCCGCGCAAGCTGCTCCGAGCGGCGTTCACCGCACTGCGGCCCGGCGGCCGGCTGGTGTTCTCCACGCTCGCCCACTACCTCAACGGTGAACCGGCGGAAGCCGATGTCGTACCTGCCGAGGTCTCCGCGAAGACGCCCGGGGGTGAGCCGGCCGTCATGCGCCGCTGGGTGCTCCAGGAGCACGTGTGGACGAAGATCCTTGACGAGGCCGGATTCACCGGGATCGACACCGACCTCCTGCCGCCCACCACGACCGGCCCGCACACGGCAGACACACTGCTCGTAACGGCTTCCCGGCGGTCAGCGCTCTGACGCGTACGTGAGGAAGCTCGCCCACGCGGTGGGGGTGAGGCCGAGGCGGGGGCCGTGCGGGTTCTTGGAGTCACGGACGTGGACGGCGGCGGGGGTGGCGGCGACCTCGACGCAGTCGTTGGGGTTGCTGCTGTCGCTGTAGCTGCTCTTGAACCACGTCAGCTCGTTCGCGTCCTCGGCAGAGGTGCTGCGGATCATGTCTCCCCTAGACGAGTCATTCCGATGTGATCAGTGGTCATAGGCGATCAGGGATCGCAGGACGGGCTGGCCGGTCTTGTGGTTGTGCCAGATCGCGGCGGCCATCGCGAGGACGCGCTGAGCGACGCGGACTGCGACGCCCTCGAAGGTCCGGCCGCCGTGCTGTTCCAGGTCGAGCTGGCCTTTGAGGGTGTCGTTGACCGACTCGATCAGTTGCCGCACTGATTTCAGGAGACTCTCGCCCTTGCGTTTCTTCTCGCGCTTGAACGACGGCCGCAGCAACTCGGCACCCCTCAAGGCCAAATCGGCCTCGAACTCCTTGGCGGCGAAACCCTTGTCGGAGATCACCAGCAGCCCCGGCCGGTTCGTGACTGTCTCGGGTTCGCGGTCGAGCATCGCGGTCAGTACCTCGCGCTCGTCCATCTTCGGGGTCGCCAGCGCCCACAGGATCGGCATCCCGGCCGGAGTGCACACCAGGAACAGGCGCAGGCCCCAGAAGAACCGGGAGTGCGAGGCGCAGTACCCGTATCCGGCCCAGCCGGCCATGTCCGACCGCTTCACCGTCGGACGCGAGCGGCCACACTCCACCGGCGTGGAGTCGACGATCCAGTGGTTGTCGAACCAGAAGTCCGTATCGACGGCCAGCAGCCGTATCGCCTTCCTGACCAGTGGCAACGCGGCTCTGAGCCGCTTGTTCCAGCCCGGCTGCCTGGGCACGTACGGGAACATCCGGCCCAAGCGGGAGTCCACGAACCGCAGCCACCGCGACTCTGAAGTGAAGCCCAGCAGCGCCTGCGCGACAGCGAGGCAGACAAGCTCGGAATCCGTCAGCTGCGGCGGTCGGCCCAGCCACCGGGTACCCCCGATCTCGTCGTCGATCTTCACGTACAGTGCGGTCAGCAGGGCGTCCAGGTTGTTCGTCACACAACGATCTTGGACGCCCTGTCTGCGTTCCCGGACACACCGTCAGCATTCGGAATGACTCGTCTAGGGCTTCCTCGATGAAGGCCAGAGACTCACGCGCGTTAAGAGCCTCGGCCCGGATGATGCCATAACGCAGCTCCAAGATCCTTAGCTGCCTCGGATCGGAGACAGGGCGGCCACCGAACTCCTCGTCAGTGCGGCCAACCGATGTGCCGTCCCCGAACTTCAGCACCTGGATCCGCCCGCTCGTCCCTGGATGGTCTCCACGAGCGGTCGGCACAACCTGGATCTCGACATTACGCAACTGCCCCACTTCCAGTAGGTGTTGGAGCTGTCGGCGCAGCACCATTTTGCCACCGACGGGGCGGCGGAGTGTGACCTCTTCCTGGACAAAGCTCAGCTCGGGCGCAGGTGAACGGTCGAAGACGGAACGCCGAGCCATTCGCGCCGCCACCGCCCGCGTCAGCTCGTCGTCCGACAGGGCGGGCCTCCTCGTGGCGAGCAGCGCACGTGCGTACTCCTCTGTCTGGAGCAGACCGTGCAGGTTGTGGCTGCCGTACGACAGCAGCTCGACCGCCCGCGCCTCCATCCGTGCCAGATCACGAACCTTTTTCGGATACCGGACCTCCGCCACGTCCTGCTTCATCGCGGAGATCATCCCCTCCGCCCGCAAGACCTTGTCCGCCTTGTCCAGGTACTCCTGGCGGGGAATCCGCGTGCCCGCCTCGACCTTGTAGACCAAGTCCTCGCCGTAGCCGATCGCCTGGCCGAACTCCGCCGCCCGTAGGCCGGCCGCCTCGCGGCGCAGCCGTAGTTGCCTGCCGACCGTCGCGACCACCGCCGCGCCCGACTCGTCGTCGGGGTCGACCTCCCAACCCGGCTCGTCCGTCTCCGTACCCTCCGCGTCCACGCTCACCGCACACCCGCCTCCTTCGTACCGCTGTCCCCTCCGGACAGGTTGGACAGCACTGGACAAGCTCGGGACAGTCACCGTACGTACCGGAGTCATCACTGGTCAGCGTATGTGCGGACCGCCACGCTGAGTGACGTGAATCAAGAAATCACCCAACTCGGTCTTTCGGAACGCCACTTCGGCGTACTCCTGTCACCCACGCCACGCGGCGCCCGTCTCGCCCGGCGGCTCACCACAGCACATCTGCTCGCCTGGGACCTGCCACCCCGAACGATCGAAACGGCGGAACAGGTCACCGCCGAGCTGGCGACCAACGCGGCCACGCACGGCCGGCTGTCCGGGCGGGACTTCCTGCTGGAGCTGCGCAGGGCGGAGGACGGGCACGTCCTGCGTATCGAGGTCACCGACACCCGGGGCGACCGCCTCCCCGGGCTCAACCCCCAACTAACGCCCCCGGACGACGAGTCGGGCAGAGGGCTGCTGCTGGTCGAGGTGCTGGCGGACCGGTGGGGGGTGACGTCCGGGCCGGTGCCCCGCAAGACGGTGTGGGCGGAGCTGGATCTCCTACGGGGCGTCCTCATCCTTGCGGGTGAATATGCCCAACTGAGTTGGAAATGGGGCGGATTATCTGCTTACGCTCAGCGAGACAGTGGCATATGCCAAAGGCAGATCCCCATCAACTCACCCACAGAAACCCGCATGGTCAGCGCGCCCCATGAGGCGATGCACCGCATCTTCCAGGAGTACCCGGGGCTGTTCTCCCGCGTCTCCGAGGTGCTGGGTGTCAATTTCTCCCCGCCCACCTCGGTCACGATCCTGCCGACCGACCTCACCGAGTCCCGACCGGTGGAGCGCCGGGTGGACACGCTTATGCGTCTGGAGACCGAGAACGACGAGCCCTTACTTCTCGCTGTGGAAGCGCAGGGGAAGAAGGACTTGGACAAGCCCGCCAGTTGGATGTACTACCTCTCGTATCTGTACGCGAAGTACAAAGTGCAGCCGGTCCTTCTGGTCGTGTGCCAGGACCGCGCGACGGCGGAATGGGCGGCCCACCCGGTACACATCGGGCCCAGACAGTGGTCGTCGCTCACGCTGCGCCCGCTCGTCGCCGGCCCGCACAACATGCCGTTGATCACGAACGCGGCCGAGGCGCGCAAGGACCTGGCGCTTGCCACTCTTTCGGCGATCACACACGCCGACGATCCGGACATCGGTGCCATACTGAAATCGCTGTCCGCCGCACTGCGGGAGGCGCCGGAATCTCTCACCGGCCCGCTCGTCGAACTCACCGCACAGGGCTTGGGCAAGCGCCCAGCCGCACAACAGTGGAGGAACCTGGTGGCCGTGGACCTTTCTTTCTACAAGTCACCCATCTCGCAGGAGATCCGGGCGCAGAGCCGAGCGGAAGACGTCCTTTTCGTCCTGGAGCAGCGCGGCATCGAGGTCGATGAAGAGATCCGCGCACGCATC
The nucleotide sequence above comes from Streptomyces sp. NBC_01716. Encoded proteins:
- the rplC gene encoding 50S ribosomal protein L3 → MAKQIKGVLGEKLGMTQVWDENNRVVPVTVVKAGPCVVTQVRTNDSDGYESVQIAFGEIDPRKVNKPLKGHFAKADVTPRRHLVELRTSDAGEYTLGQEITAAAFESGVKVDVTGKSKGKGFAGVMKRHNFKGLGAGHGTQRKHRSPGSIGGCATPGRVFKGLRMAGRMGNERVTTQNLTVHAVDAEKGLLLIKGAVPGPNGGLVLVRTAAKGA
- the rpsJ gene encoding 30S ribosomal protein S10; the encoded protein is MAGQKIRIRLKAYDHEVIDSSAKKIVETVTRTGASVAGPVPLPTEKNVYCVIKSPHKYKDSREHFEMRTHKRLIDILDPTPKTVDSLMRLDLPAGVDIEIKL
- a CDS encoding DUF1059 domain-containing protein translates to MRKVVDSRDMPSETNCTLAITGEEDEVVRAASEHATSVHGHENTAELRAQIRSNLKDEMPQQV
- a CDS encoding methyltransferase domain-containing protein, which encodes MRRVTNTDLWHHYGRNRAERDRTVPESFHWIWSQNGGPGAEALGDLTGQRVVDLGAGSARHAAHLAALHRPAQVVAVDASAAQHAMATDLYAQLTPRLRLVHADVPAHLRMAPHTYDVLYSVFGAVDFTEPRKLLRAAFTALRPGGRLVFSTLAHYLNGEPAEADVVPAEVSAKTPGGEPAVMRRWVLQEHVWTKILDEAGFTGIDTDLLPPTTTGPHTADTLLVTASRRSAL
- a CDS encoding DUF397 domain-containing protein codes for the protein MIRSTSAEDANELTWFKSSYSDSSNPNDCVEVAATPAAVHVRDSKNPHGPRLGLTPTAWASFLTYASER
- a CDS encoding IS982 family transposase; translation: MTNNLDALLTALYVKIDDEIGGTRWLGRPPQLTDSELVCLAVAQALLGFTSESRWLRFVDSRLGRMFPYVPRQPGWNKRLRAALPLVRKAIRLLAVDTDFWFDNHWIVDSTPVECGRSRPTVKRSDMAGWAGYGYCASHSRFFWGLRLFLVCTPAGMPILWALATPKMDEREVLTAMLDREPETVTNRPGLLVISDKGFAAKEFEADLALRGAELLRPSFKREKKRKGESLLKSVRQLIESVNDTLKGQLDLEQHGGRTFEGVAVRVAQRVLAMAAAIWHNHKTGQPVLRSLIAYDH